A region of the Chloroflexota bacterium genome:
CAGCAAGTGGAGGATGTGGCGCGGATAGTAGAGCGCCGAGAGGCCGGATGGCAGCGGATCGGTGGAAAGCTCGTGCTTAGTCGGCACCAGGGCGACGTGCAGGCAGTAGCGCAGCCGCTGCCAGGCCGATTCCATCGCGCGGAGGTAGAAGAGGTTGCGCGCCGCGAACAGCTCGTCCGTCTCCGCGAACAACTGGCGGACCACCGTCTGCGCCAGATCGACCAGGATCGGATCGTCGGCGGCCCGCTTGACGACCCACGGTGGTATGGCGGCGTCCAGCAACTCGGCGGCCAGGAGCAGCCCGAGCAGCAGCATCCGAGCGCTGCCCATCTCCGTCGCCAGCCGCACCAGCCGTGCCCAGTCCAGCTCCGGCCGCGAGGCGGCGATCTCCGCAAGATCGCAGAGCCAGCGCAGCTGCTCCCAGCGGTGCTTGGCTCCGTGCAGGCAGAGGAACAGCAGCAGATCCGTCACGGCGAGGCTGCGGATCGTGACGCCTTGCAGGTCGGCCGTCTCAAGCTCCCCCCAGAGCCGCGTCAGGTCGAAGGGGAGTGAAAAATAGTGCGGCATCAAGTCCCAGTGGACTTCGACCATGATGGAGCCATCGGCGCTCACGAGATCGATGGCGCATTCGGACTGGGTGTAGGCGACCCGCCCCAGGCCGTGGAGGTCGAGGGCGCGCCGATAGCCGCGCTCGTGCAACAGTTGGAGCGCACGCCGCAGATCGCGCCGCTTGACCAGGATGTCCAGGTCGACGTACTGGCGCAGCGAAGGGTTGGCGTAGGCCGCCGCCGCCAGCACCGGCCCCTTGAACGGGACGGTGGCGACCCCCTGCCCTTCGAGCAGTTGCACGACGTCCAGCAGCTCGCGCTGCGAGAGCAGGTTGTGCGCCGCGTTCGCCAGGAACTGCGCGCGGAGGTCTGCGAGCACGCTCGGGGGCGACAGATCCCGGCCGTGGGCGTGGAGCTGCCAGGAGAGCAGCGCCGTCACGCCGTTGGCCTGGGCGATCCGCTGGAGGTACGCCCAGTCCAGGGGGCCAGCCAGCCGGGCGCGAAGCTGGGCTGCCGCCCTGGCGTCCAGGCGGGAGCGTGCACCGAGCAGCAGTACCGCGGCCTCGGGACGCAGCCCCTGCGCCAGCCCCGCCATCGCCGAACGCACGGCCGCTCGTCCCGCCTCAGCCCGCACTACGCTGTCACCGCGCGGCCGCCTGCCGCCCGGGCGCCAGTGTCGTCATGGTGTACACGCGCTGTACCCTCCGGCCCGCCGCGCCTGGATCGCGCGCAGCCCGCCCGT
Encoded here:
- a CDS encoding nucleotidyltransferase family protein, giving the protein MRSAMAGLAQGLRPEAAVLLLGARSRLDARAAAQLRARLAGPLDWAYLQRIAQANGVTALLSWQLHAHGRDLSPPSVLADLRAQFLANAAHNLLSQRELLDVVQLLEGQGVATVPFKGPVLAAAAYANPSLRQYVDLDILVKRRDLRRALQLLHERGYRRALDLHGLGRVAYTQSECAIDLVSADGSIMVEVHWDLMPHYFSLPFDLTRLWGELETADLQGVTIRSLAVTDLLLFLCLHGAKHRWEQLRWLCDLAEIAASRPELDWARLVRLATEMGSARMLLLGLLLAAELLDAAIPPWVVKRAADDPILVDLAQTVVRQLFAETDELFAARNLFYLRAMESAWQRLRYCLHVALVPTKHELSTDPLPSGLSALYYPRHILHLLEQVGEEVVERSVQLAGRVAGRPRSTARSPRPRSSHAHH